A window of the Callospermophilus lateralis isolate mCalLat2 chromosome 7, mCalLat2.hap1, whole genome shotgun sequence genome harbors these coding sequences:
- the LOC143405150 gene encoding glycogen debranching enzyme-like isoform X2 — protein MAHFLGFNITAGVDDKTGFIYGGNRLNCGTWMDKMGESDRARRNRGIPATPRDGSAVEIVGLCKSAIRWLLELSKKNIFPYHEVRVKRHGKVVTVSYEEWNRKIQDNFEKLFHVSEDPSDSNEKHPNLVHKCGIYKDSYGASSPWCDYQLRPNFTIAMVVAPELFTTEKAWRALEIAEKKLLGPLGMKTLDPENGYGLLDIFFMQSYIFSN, from the exons ATGGCCCA TTTTTTAGGTTTTAATATAACTGCAGGGGTTGATGACAAAACAGGATTTATTTATGGAGGAAATCGCTTAAATTGTGGCACATGGATGGATAAAATGGGAGAAAGTGACAGAGCTAGAAGAAACAGAGGAATACCAGCCACTCCAAG agatGGGTCTGCTGTGGAAATTGTGGGCTTGTGTAAATCTGCCATTCGTTGGTTGCTGGAAttatccaaaaaaaatatttttccttatcATGAAGTTAGAGTAAAAAGACATG GGAAAGTTGTAACAGTCTCATATGAAGAATGGAACAGAAAAATACAAGACAACTTTGAAAAACTGTTTCATGTTTCAGAAGATCCTTCTGATTCTAATGAGAAGCATCCAAATCTAGTTcacaaatgtggcatatacaaagACAGTTATGGAGCTTCAAGTCCTTGGTGTGACTACCAGCTCAGGCCTAATTTTACCATAGCAATGGTGGTG GCCCCTGAGCTGTTTACTACAGAAAAAGCATGGAGAGCATTGGAGAttgcagaaaaaaaattacttggtCCCCTTGGCATGAAAACTTTAGATCCAGA gaatggctATGGCCTGTTGGATATTTTCTTCATGCAAAGttatattttttcaaattga
- the LOC143405150 gene encoding glycogen debranching enzyme-like isoform X1 translates to MAHFLGFNITAGVDDKTGFIYGGNRLNCGTWMDKMGESDRARRNRGIPATPRDGSAVEIVGLCKSAIRWLLELSKKNIFPYHEVRVKRHGKVVTVSYEEWNRKIQDNFEKLFHVSEDPSDSNEKHPNLVHKCGIYKDSYGASSPWCDYQLRPNFTIAMVVAPELFTTEKAWRALEIAEKKLLGPLGMKTLDPDDMVYCGIYDNSLDNDNYNLARGFNDHQGPEWLWPVGYFLHAKLYFFKLMGPECSAKTMFLVKNVLS, encoded by the exons ATGGCCCA TTTTTTAGGTTTTAATATAACTGCAGGGGTTGATGACAAAACAGGATTTATTTATGGAGGAAATCGCTTAAATTGTGGCACATGGATGGATAAAATGGGAGAAAGTGACAGAGCTAGAAGAAACAGAGGAATACCAGCCACTCCAAG agatGGGTCTGCTGTGGAAATTGTGGGCTTGTGTAAATCTGCCATTCGTTGGTTGCTGGAAttatccaaaaaaaatatttttccttatcATGAAGTTAGAGTAAAAAGACATG GGAAAGTTGTAACAGTCTCATATGAAGAATGGAACAGAAAAATACAAGACAACTTTGAAAAACTGTTTCATGTTTCAGAAGATCCTTCTGATTCTAATGAGAAGCATCCAAATCTAGTTcacaaatgtggcatatacaaagACAGTTATGGAGCTTCAAGTCCTTGGTGTGACTACCAGCTCAGGCCTAATTTTACCATAGCAATGGTGGTG GCCCCTGAGCTGTTTACTACAGAAAAAGCATGGAGAGCATTGGAGAttgcagaaaaaaaattacttggtCCCCTTGGCATGAAAACTTTAGATCCAGA TGATATGGTTTACTGTGGAATATATGACAATTCGTTAGACAATGACAACTAcaatcttgctagaggtttcaatgatcaccaaggacct gaatggctATGGCCTGTTGGATATTTTCTTCATGCAAAGttatattttttcaaattgaTGGGTCCGGAGTGTAGTGCAAAGACAATGTTTTTGGTTAAAAACGTTCTTTCTTGA